A region from the Arachis ipaensis cultivar K30076 chromosome B01, Araip1.1, whole genome shotgun sequence genome encodes:
- the LOC107648265 gene encoding zinc finger BED domain-containing protein RICESLEEPER 2-like, whose product MPPPHTGFELSSKIFTILTGWKIDKNIFSITLDNAYFNDTCVEHLKSTLDVHDSLLCDGEFFHVRCSAHILNLIVQDGMRICGDAVHKIRDSIKYLRKSESRMVKFKECFEDIEGLEYTTALCLDVPTRWNSLYAMLVSTIPYKKAFEMYKVKDAGFREYCPSSDEWRRTEKICDYLLSFYETTKLMSGTSYPISNLYFLQVWQIQLILMNSLKNDEVLIRNMGEKIMIKFKKYWEEYSVVLAFGAVLDPRFKPNTLVHCYNEIDPISAKDKVEHVKSKLYKLFEVYDHNSSTTVESSSQLLIFDVP is encoded by the exons ATGCCTCCTCCTCACACAGGATTTGAGTTGTCTTCTAAAATCTTTACGATTTTGACTGGGTGgaaaattgataaaaatattttttccatTACTTTAGATAATGCTTATTTTAATGATACTTGTGTTGAACACTTGAAAAGTACTTTGGATGTGCATGATTCATTGTTGTGTGATGGTGAATTCTTTCATGTTCGTTGCTCTGCTCATATTTTAAATCTTATTGTCCAAGATGGAATGAGAATATGTGGTGATGCAGTGCATAAGATTAGAGATTCTATTAAGTATCTGAGAAAATCTGAAAGTCGAATGGTTAAGTTTAAAGAATGTTTTGAAgatattgagggacttgagtataCGACTGCATTATGTTTAGATGTTCCTACTAGGTGGAATTCACTTTATGCAATGCTTGTAAGTACTATTCCATATAAGAAAGCTTTTGAAATGTATAAAGTAAAAGATGCTGGATTTAGGGAGTATTGTCCTTCATCAGATGAGTGGAGAAGAACTGAAAAGATATGTGATTACTTGTTATCATTTTACGAAACTACCAAGTTGATGTCTGGAACTTCTTACCCAATATCCAACTTGTATTTTTTACAAGTTTGGCAAATCCAGCTTATTTTAATGAATAGTTTGAAGAATGATGAAGTGCTTATAAGGAACATGGGAGAAAAAATAATGATTAAGTTCAAGAAATATTGGGAGGAATACAGTGTTGTACTTGCATTTGGGGCAGTTCTTGATCCTAGATTTAAACCCAACACTTTGGTTCATTGCTATAATGAGATTGATCCTATTAGTGCTAAAGACAAAGTGGAGCATGTGAAGAGTAAGTTATACAAGCTCTTTGAGGTTTATGACCACAATTCCTCTACAACTGTAGAGAGTTCTTCCCAACTTCTAA TATTTGATGTCCCGTAA